A single Klebsiella variicola DNA region contains:
- the nuoN gene encoding NADH-quinone oxidoreductase subunit NuoN, producing MTITPQQLIALLPLLIVGLTVVVVMLSIAWRRNHFLNATLSVLGLNAALVSLWFVGQNGAMDVTPMIRVDGYAMLYTGLVLLASLATCTFAYPWLEGYKDNKEEFYLLVLIAALGGILLAGANHLAALFLGIELISLPLFGLVGYAFRQKRSLEASIKYTILSAAASSFLLFGMALVYANSGNLSFLALGKSLADNTLHEPLLLAGLGLMIVGLGFKLSLVPFHLWTPDVYQGAPAPVSTFLATASKIAIFGVVMRLFLYMPVGNSEAVRVVLGLIAFASIIFGNLMALSQTNIKRLLGYSSISHLGYLLVALIALQSGEMSMEAVGVYLAGYLFSSLGAFGVVSLMSSPYRGPDADSLFSYRGLFWHRPILSAVMTVMMLSLAGIPMTLGFIGKFYVLAVGVHAHLWWLVAAVVVGSAIGLYYYLRVAVSLYLSAPEQLNRDAPSNWQYSAGGIVVLISALLVLVLGIWPQPLISIVQLATPLM from the coding sequence ATGACAATAACTCCACAACAACTGATCGCACTGCTACCGCTGCTGATCGTCGGCTTGACGGTGGTGGTTGTGATGCTCTCCATTGCGTGGCGACGCAATCATTTTCTCAATGCCACGCTGTCGGTTCTCGGACTTAACGCCGCGCTGGTCTCGCTCTGGTTTGTTGGTCAGAACGGGGCGATGGACGTCACGCCGATGATCCGCGTTGACGGCTACGCCATGCTCTACACCGGGCTGGTGCTGCTGGCGAGCCTCGCGACCTGTACTTTCGCCTACCCGTGGCTTGAGGGTTACAAGGACAACAAAGAAGAGTTCTACCTGCTGGTGCTGATCGCCGCGCTGGGCGGCATTCTGCTGGCCGGTGCGAATCATCTGGCGGCGCTGTTCCTCGGTATCGAACTGATTTCGCTACCGCTGTTCGGCCTGGTCGGCTACGCCTTCCGCCAGAAGCGTTCGCTGGAAGCGAGCATCAAATACACTATCCTCTCCGCTGCAGCCTCGTCTTTCCTGCTGTTCGGTATGGCGCTGGTGTATGCGAACTCCGGCAACCTGTCCTTCCTCGCGCTGGGTAAAAGCCTGGCGGACAATACGCTGCACGAGCCGCTGCTGCTGGCGGGCCTCGGTCTGATGATCGTCGGTCTTGGCTTTAAACTGTCGCTGGTGCCGTTCCATCTGTGGACGCCGGACGTTTACCAGGGCGCGCCTGCGCCGGTCTCCACCTTCCTGGCGACCGCCAGCAAGATCGCCATCTTCGGTGTGGTGATGCGTCTGTTCCTGTACATGCCAGTGGGCAACAGCGAAGCGGTACGCGTGGTGCTGGGCCTGATCGCCTTCGCCTCTATCATCTTCGGTAACCTGATGGCGCTGAGCCAGACCAACATTAAGCGTCTGCTCGGCTACTCTTCCATCTCCCACCTCGGCTATCTGCTGGTGGCGTTAATCGCCCTGCAGAGCGGCGAAATGTCGATGGAAGCCGTTGGCGTCTACCTGGCCGGTTACCTGTTCAGCAGCCTCGGCGCGTTCGGCGTGGTCAGCCTGATGTCCAGCCCGTACCGCGGTCCGGATGCGGACTCGCTGTTCTCCTACCGCGGCCTGTTCTGGCACCGTCCGATCCTGTCAGCGGTCATGACGGTGATGATGCTGTCGCTGGCCGGTATTCCGATGACCCTCGGCTTTATCGGTAAGTTCTACGTGCTGGCCGTCGGTGTGCATGCGCACCTGTGGTGGCTGGTTGCCGCAGTGGTTGTCGGCTCAGCGATTGGTCTCTACTACTATCTGCGAGTGGCAGTCAGCCTGTACCTGAGCGCACCCGAGCAACTGAACCGCGATGCGCCGTCGAACTGGCAGTACAGCGCTGGCGGTATCGTGGTGCTGATCTCTGCCCTGCTGGTGCTGGTGCTTGGTATCTGGCCGCAGCCGCTGATTAGCATCGTGCAGCTGGCGACGCCGCTGATGTAA
- the nuoK gene encoding NADH-quinone oxidoreductase subunit NuoK has product MIPLTHGLILAAILFVLGLTGLVIRRNLLFMLISLEIMINAAALAFVVAGSYWGQADGQIMYILAISLAAAEASIGLALLLQLHRRRQNLNIDSVSELRG; this is encoded by the coding sequence ATGATCCCCTTAACACATGGACTGATCCTCGCGGCCATCCTGTTTGTGCTTGGTCTGACGGGGCTGGTGATCCGCCGCAATCTGCTGTTTATGTTGATTAGCCTGGAAATCATGATTAACGCCGCCGCGCTGGCCTTTGTGGTGGCGGGTAGCTACTGGGGCCAGGCAGATGGTCAGATAATGTATATCCTCGCCATCAGCCTCGCGGCTGCGGAAGCGAGTATCGGCCTGGCGCTGCTGCTGCAGCTCCATCGTCGCCGCCAGAACCTGAACATCGATTCAGTAAGTGAGTTGCGTGGATGA
- the nuoL gene encoding NADH-quinone oxidoreductase subunit L gives MNMLALTILLPLIGFVLLAFSRGRWSENLSATVGMGSVGLAALVTAYVGVDFFANGKQAVSVPLWNWMSVGDFNIGFNLVLDGLSLTMLSVVTGVGFLIHMFASWYMRGEEGYSRFFAYTNLFIASMVVLVLADNLLLMYLGWEGVGLCSYLLIGFYYTDPKNNAAAMKAFVVTRVGDVFLAFALFILYNELGTLNFREMVELAPQHFANGSTTLQWATLMLLGGAVGKSAQLPLQTWLADAMAGPTPVSALIHAATMVTAGVYLIARTHGLFLMTPEVLHLVGIVGAVTLVLAGFAALVQTDIKRVLAYSTMSQIGYMFLALGVQAWDAAIFHLMTHAFFKALLFLSSGSVILACHHEQNIFKMGGLRKSIPLVYVCFLVGGAALSALPLITAGFFSKDEILAGAMANGHINLMVAGLVGAFMTSLYTFRMIFIVFHGKEQIHAHAGKGITHHLPLIVLLVLSTFVGALIVPPLEGVLPQTTELAHGSVMTLEITSGIIAIAGILIAAWLWLGKRTLVTSIANSAPGRFFGTWWFHAWGFDWLYDKVFVKPFLGIAWLLKSDPLNALMNIPAILSRFAGKGLLVSENGYLRWYVASMSIGAVVVLALLMVLR, from the coding sequence ATGAACATGCTTGCCTTAACCATTCTTTTGCCATTGATTGGCTTTGTGCTGCTGGCCTTCTCCCGCGGGCGCTGGTCGGAAAACCTTTCCGCCACCGTTGGCATGGGGTCGGTAGGCCTGGCGGCGCTGGTCACCGCGTACGTTGGCGTCGACTTTTTCGCTAACGGCAAACAAGCGGTCAGCGTACCGCTGTGGAACTGGATGTCGGTCGGTGATTTCAACATCGGCTTCAACCTGGTGCTGGATGGCCTGTCTCTGACCATGCTCTCCGTGGTAACCGGCGTCGGCTTCCTGATCCACATGTTTGCCTCCTGGTACATGCGCGGCGAAGAGGGCTACTCTCGCTTCTTCGCTTACACCAACCTGTTTATCGCCAGCATGGTCGTTCTGGTGCTGGCCGATAACCTGCTGTTGATGTACCTGGGTTGGGAAGGCGTGGGTCTCTGTTCTTACCTGCTGATCGGCTTCTACTACACCGATCCGAAGAATAACGCCGCAGCGATGAAAGCCTTCGTGGTCACCCGCGTCGGCGACGTGTTCCTCGCCTTCGCGCTGTTCATTCTTTATAACGAACTGGGTACCCTGAACTTCCGTGAAATGGTTGAGCTGGCGCCGCAGCACTTCGCTAACGGCAGCACCACGCTGCAGTGGGCGACGCTGATGCTGCTCGGCGGCGCGGTCGGTAAATCCGCTCAGCTGCCGCTGCAAACGTGGCTTGCCGATGCGATGGCGGGCCCGACGCCGGTCTCCGCGCTGATCCACGCGGCCACCATGGTGACCGCGGGCGTGTACCTGATTGCCCGTACCCACGGCCTGTTCCTGATGACGCCGGAAGTGCTGCATCTGGTGGGTATCGTTGGTGCGGTAACGCTGGTGCTGGCGGGCTTCGCCGCGCTGGTGCAGACCGACATCAAACGTGTGCTGGCTTACTCGACCATGAGTCAGATTGGCTACATGTTCCTCGCGCTGGGCGTGCAGGCATGGGACGCGGCGATTTTCCACCTGATGACCCACGCGTTCTTTAAAGCGCTGTTGTTCCTGTCGTCTGGCTCGGTCATTCTGGCCTGCCATCACGAACAGAACATCTTCAAGATGGGCGGCCTGCGCAAATCCATTCCGCTGGTGTATGTCTGCTTCCTGGTGGGGGGCGCGGCGCTGTCCGCTCTGCCGCTTATCACCGCAGGCTTTTTCAGTAAGGATGAGATTCTGGCGGGCGCGATGGCCAACGGCCATATCAATCTGATGGTAGCGGGCCTGGTCGGCGCCTTTATGACCTCGCTGTACACCTTCCGTATGATTTTCATCGTGTTCCACGGTAAAGAGCAAATTCACGCGCATGCAGGGAAGGGGATTACCCATCATCTGCCGCTGATCGTGCTGCTGGTGCTGTCCACCTTTGTTGGCGCGCTGATTGTGCCGCCGCTGGAGGGCGTACTGCCGCAGACCACTGAGCTTGCGCACGGCAGCGTGATGACGCTGGAAATTACCTCCGGGATTATCGCGATTGCCGGCATCCTGATCGCCGCATGGTTGTGGCTGGGTAAACGTACCCTGGTGACCTCCATCGCCAACAGCGCGCCTGGCCGCTTCTTCGGTACCTGGTGGTTCCATGCCTGGGGCTTCGACTGGTTATACGACAAGGTGTTCGTGAAACCTTTCCTCGGGATTGCCTGGCTGCTGAAGAGCGATCCGCTGAATGCGTTGATGAATATCCCGGCGATTCTGTCCCGCTTCGCAGGCAAAGGTCTGCTGGTGAGCGAGAACGGTTATCTGCGCTGGTATGTGGCATCAATGAGCATCGGCGCGGTGGTGGTGCTGGCGCTGCTGATGGTATTGCGTTGA
- the nuoM gene encoding NADH-quinone oxidoreductase subunit M, producing MLLPWLILIPFIGGFLCWQTERFGVKVPRWIALITMGLTLALGLQLWMQGGYSLTQSAGIPQWQSEFVLPWIPRFGISIHLAIDGLSLLMVVLTGLLGVLAVLCSWREIEKYQGFFHLNLMWILGGVIGVFLAIDMFLFFFFWEMMLVPMYFLIALWGHKASDGKTRITAATKFFIYTQASGLVMLIAILALAFVHFNATGVWTFNYEDLLKTPMSHGVEYLLMLGFFIAFAVKMPVVPLHGWLPDAHSQAPTAGSVDLAGILLKTAAYGLLRFALPLFPNASAEFAPIAMWLGVIGIFYGAWMAFAQTDIKRLIAYTSVSHMGFVLIAIYTGSQLAYQGAVIQMIAHGLSAAGLFILCGQLYERLHTRDMRQMGGLWSKIKWLPAMSMFFAVATLGMPGTGNFVGEFMILFGSYKVVPVITVISTFGLVFASVYSLSMLHRAYFGKAKSEIAAKALPGMSLRELSIILLLVVLLVLLGFFPQPILDTSHAAMSNIQQWFVNSVSTTRP from the coding sequence ATGTTATTGCCTTGGTTGATATTAATCCCCTTTATCGGCGGCTTCCTGTGCTGGCAGACCGAACGCTTTGGCGTGAAAGTGCCGCGCTGGATCGCGCTGATTACCATGGGACTGACGCTGGCGCTTGGCCTGCAGCTGTGGATGCAGGGCGGCTATTCTCTGACGCAATCCGCGGGTATTCCGCAATGGCAGTCGGAATTCGTGCTGCCGTGGATCCCACGCTTCGGCATTAGCATCCATCTGGCGATCGACGGCCTGTCGCTGCTGATGGTGGTGCTGACCGGTCTCCTCGGCGTGCTGGCGGTACTCTGTTCGTGGCGTGAAATCGAAAAATACCAGGGCTTCTTCCACCTCAACCTGATGTGGATCCTGGGCGGCGTCATCGGCGTGTTCCTCGCCATCGACATGTTCCTGTTCTTCTTCTTCTGGGAAATGATGTTGGTGCCGATGTACTTCCTGATCGCGCTGTGGGGCCACAAAGCCTCTGACGGTAAAACGCGTATCACGGCGGCCACCAAGTTCTTCATTTATACCCAGGCGAGCGGTCTGGTGATGCTGATCGCCATTCTGGCGCTGGCCTTCGTCCACTTCAACGCGACCGGCGTGTGGACCTTCAACTATGAAGATCTGCTGAAAACGCCGATGTCCCACGGCGTGGAATACCTGCTGATGCTGGGCTTCTTCATCGCCTTCGCGGTGAAAATGCCGGTGGTACCGCTGCACGGCTGGCTGCCGGACGCCCACTCCCAGGCGCCAACTGCCGGTTCCGTCGACCTCGCGGGCATCTTGCTGAAAACCGCGGCCTACGGTCTGCTGCGCTTTGCGCTGCCGCTGTTCCCGAACGCCTCCGCCGAGTTTGCGCCCATCGCCATGTGGCTGGGCGTGATCGGTATCTTCTACGGCGCGTGGATGGCCTTCGCCCAGACCGATATCAAACGTCTGATCGCTTATACCTCCGTTTCCCACATGGGCTTCGTGCTGATTGCTATCTACACCGGCAGCCAGCTGGCTTATCAGGGGGCGGTGATCCAGATGATCGCCCACGGTCTGTCCGCGGCGGGTCTGTTTATTCTGTGCGGCCAGCTGTACGAACGTCTGCACACCCGCGATATGCGTCAGATGGGCGGTTTGTGGAGCAAAATTAAATGGCTGCCGGCGATGTCGATGTTCTTCGCTGTCGCCACCCTGGGGATGCCGGGCACCGGTAACTTTGTCGGCGAATTTATGATCCTGTTTGGCAGCTATAAAGTGGTGCCGGTGATCACCGTTATCTCGACCTTTGGTCTGGTATTCGCTTCCGTTTATTCGCTGTCGATGCTGCATCGCGCCTACTTCGGTAAAGCGAAAAGCGAAATCGCGGCGAAAGCGCTGCCGGGGATGTCCCTGCGTGAACTGTCTATCATCCTGCTGCTGGTGGTGCTGCTGGTGCTGTTGGGCTTCTTCCCGCAGCCGATCCTCGACACCTCGCATGCTGCGATGAGCAACATTCAGCAGTGGTTTGTTAATTCTGTTTCTACTACAAGGCCGTAA
- the nuoI gene encoding NADH-quinone oxidoreductase subunit NuoI produces the protein MTLKELLVGFGTQVRSIWMIGLHAFAKRETRMYPEEPVYLPPRYRGRIVLTRDPDGAERCVACNLCAVACPVGCISLQKAETKDGRWYPEFFRINFSRCIFCGLCEEACPTTAIQLTPDFELGEYKRQDLVYEKEDLLISGPGKYPEYNFYRMAGMAIDGKDKGEAENEAKPIDVKSLLP, from the coding sequence ATGACCTTAAAAGAATTATTGGTGGGGTTCGGCACCCAGGTCCGTAGTATCTGGATGATTGGCCTGCATGCCTTCGCCAAACGTGAAACCCGGATGTATCCGGAAGAGCCGGTCTATCTGCCGCCGCGCTACCGCGGCCGCATCGTGCTGACCCGCGATCCGGACGGTGCAGAGCGCTGCGTTGCCTGTAACCTGTGTGCGGTAGCCTGCCCGGTGGGCTGTATCTCGCTGCAGAAAGCAGAGACCAAAGACGGCCGCTGGTATCCGGAGTTCTTCCGCATCAACTTCTCACGCTGCATTTTCTGCGGCCTGTGCGAAGAAGCGTGCCCGACCACGGCGATCCAGTTGACCCCGGACTTCGAACTGGGTGAATACAAGCGTCAGGATCTGGTGTACGAAAAAGAGGATCTGCTGATTTCCGGTCCGGGCAAATACCCGGAATATAACTTCTACCGGATGGCGGGTATGGCAATCGACGGCAAAGATAAAGGTGAAGCGGAAAACGAAGCTAAGCCAATCGACGTCAAGAGCCTGTTACCGTAA
- the nuoJ gene encoding NADH-quinone oxidoreductase subunit J: MEFAFYICGLIAILATLRVVTHTNPVHALLYLIISLLAIAGVFFSLGAYFAGALEIIVYAGAIMVLFVFVVMMLNLGGSEIEQERKWLQPGIWIGPAILSAVLLVVIVYAILGINDQGIDGAAINAKEVGIALFGPYVLAVELASMLLLAGLVVAFHIGREERAGEVLSNRVNDSDKRKTEEHA, from the coding sequence ATGGAATTCGCTTTTTATATCTGTGGCCTGATAGCCATCCTCGCAACCTTGCGGGTCGTCACCCACACCAATCCGGTGCATGCGCTGCTGTACCTGATTATTTCGCTGCTGGCGATTGCCGGGGTGTTCTTTTCGCTGGGCGCTTACTTTGCTGGTGCGCTGGAAATCATCGTCTACGCCGGGGCCATTATGGTGCTGTTCGTCTTTGTGGTGATGATGCTCAACCTGGGTGGCAGCGAGATCGAACAGGAACGCAAATGGCTGCAGCCGGGGATCTGGATTGGCCCGGCCATCCTTTCCGCGGTGCTGCTGGTGGTTATCGTTTACGCCATCCTTGGTATTAACGACCAGGGTATCGACGGCGCGGCGATCAACGCCAAAGAAGTGGGTATTGCGCTGTTTGGGCCGTACGTCCTGGCGGTGGAGCTGGCCTCCATGCTGCTGCTGGCGGGCCTGGTGGTCGCCTTCCACATCGGCCGCGAAGAGCGTGCCGGCGAGGTGCTGAGCAACCGCGTGAACGACAGCGACAAAAGAAAAACGGAGGAACACGCATGA
- the nuoG gene encoding NADH-quinone oxidoreductase subunit NuoG, translating to MATIHVDGKEYEVNGADNLLEACLSLGLDIPYFCWHPALGSVGACRQCAVKQYQNAEDTRGRLVMSCMTPASDGTFISIDDGEAKQFRESVVEWLMTNHPHDCPVCEEGGNCHLQDMTVMTGHSFRRYRFTKRTHRNQDLGPFISHEMNRCIACYRCVRYYKDYADGTDLGVYGAHDNVYFGRPEDGTLESEFSGNLVEVCPTGVFTDKTHSERYNRKWDMQFAPSICQQCSIGCNISPGERYGELRRIENRYNGTVNRYFLCDRGRFGYGYVNLKDRPRQPVQRRGDDLITLNAEQAMQGAADILRQSKKVIGIGSPRASIESNFALRELVGADNFYTGIAKGEQARLQMMLKVLREGGVHTPSLRDIESYDAVLVLGEDITQTGARVALAVRQAVKGKAREMAAAQKVADWQIAAILNIGQRAKHPLFVTNIDDTRLDDIAAWTYRAPVEDQARLGFAIAHALDDSAPAVDGLSQDLKGKVDVIVQALAGAKKPLIISGTNAGSMEIIQAAANVAKALKGRGADVGVTMVARAVNSVGLGMIGGGSLEEALDELESGAADAVIVLENDLHRHASAARVDAALAKAPLVMVVDHQRTAIMDKAHLVLSAASFAESDGTVVNNEGRAQRFFQVYDPAYYDAKTVMLESWRWLHSLHSTVNNRQVDWTQLDHVIDAAIAALPQLAGIKDAAPDATFRIRGQKLAREPHRYSGRTAMRANISVHEPRQPQDKDTMFAFSMEGNNQPSAPRSQIPFAWAPGWNSPQAWNKFQDEVGGKLRHGDPGVRLFEASANGLEYFTAVPASFQAEEGKWRIAPYYHLFGSDELSQRAPVFESRMPEPYIKLNPADAAKLGVNAGAMLSFSVEGQTLRLPLVISEGLTAGQVGLPMGMPGIAPVLTGSRIDSLQEAKA from the coding sequence ATGGCTACGATTCATGTAGACGGCAAAGAATACGAGGTCAACGGGGCGGACAACCTGCTAGAGGCTTGTCTCTCTCTTGGTCTTGATATTCCCTACTTTTGCTGGCACCCGGCGCTAGGGAGCGTCGGTGCTTGCCGCCAGTGTGCGGTGAAGCAATATCAGAACGCGGAAGACACGCGTGGTCGCCTGGTGATGTCCTGTATGACTCCGGCATCCGACGGCACCTTTATTTCTATTGACGACGGCGAAGCGAAGCAGTTCCGCGAAAGCGTGGTGGAGTGGTTGATGACTAACCACCCGCACGACTGCCCGGTCTGTGAAGAAGGGGGCAACTGCCACCTGCAGGATATGACGGTGATGACCGGCCATAGTTTCCGCCGCTATCGTTTCACCAAGCGTACCCACCGCAATCAGGATCTGGGGCCGTTTATTTCTCACGAAATGAACCGCTGCATCGCCTGTTACCGTTGTGTGCGCTACTACAAAGATTATGCCGACGGCACCGACCTGGGCGTCTATGGCGCGCACGACAACGTCTACTTCGGTCGCCCGGAAGATGGCACCCTGGAAAGCGAGTTCTCCGGCAACCTGGTGGAAGTCTGCCCGACCGGCGTCTTCACCGACAAAACGCACTCCGAGCGTTACAACCGTAAGTGGGACATGCAGTTTGCGCCGAGCATCTGCCAGCAGTGTTCCATCGGCTGCAACATCAGCCCGGGCGAACGCTATGGCGAGCTGCGTCGTATCGAAAACCGCTATAACGGGACCGTTAACCGCTACTTCCTCTGCGACCGCGGTCGCTTCGGCTATGGCTATGTCAACCTGAAAGACCGTCCGCGTCAGCCGGTGCAGCGCCGCGGCGACGATCTGATTACTCTCAACGCCGAGCAGGCGATGCAGGGCGCGGCAGATATCCTGCGCCAGTCGAAGAAAGTGATCGGTATTGGCTCCCCGCGCGCCAGCATCGAAAGCAACTTTGCGCTGCGTGAGCTGGTGGGCGCCGACAACTTCTATACCGGCATCGCCAAAGGCGAACAAGCGCGCCTGCAGATGATGCTGAAAGTGCTGCGTGAAGGTGGGGTCCATACCCCAAGCCTGCGCGATATCGAATCCTACGATGCGGTACTGGTGCTGGGCGAAGACATTACCCAGACCGGCGCGCGCGTGGCCCTGGCAGTCCGCCAGGCGGTGAAAGGGAAAGCACGCGAAATGGCAGCGGCGCAGAAAGTAGCCGACTGGCAGATCGCCGCGATCCTCAACATCGGGCAGCGCGCCAAGCACCCGTTATTCGTCACCAACATCGATGACACCCGCCTGGATGACATTGCCGCGTGGACCTACCGCGCGCCGGTGGAAGATCAGGCGCGTCTGGGCTTCGCTATCGCCCATGCGCTGGATGACAGCGCGCCGGCGGTTGATGGCCTGAGCCAGGACCTGAAGGGTAAGGTTGACGTGATTGTCCAGGCGCTGGCCGGAGCGAAAAAACCACTGATTATCTCCGGAACCAACGCTGGCAGCATGGAGATCATCCAGGCCGCCGCTAACGTCGCAAAAGCCCTGAAAGGCCGCGGCGCCGACGTCGGCGTGACCATGGTCGCCCGCGCGGTGAACAGCGTCGGTCTGGGCATGATCGGCGGCGGCTCGCTTGAAGAGGCGCTGGACGAACTGGAAAGCGGCGCCGCCGACGCGGTTATCGTGCTGGAAAACGACCTTCACCGTCATGCTTCCGCCGCGCGCGTTGACGCTGCGCTGGCGAAAGCCCCGCTGGTGATGGTGGTTGACCATCAGCGCACCGCGATTATGGACAAAGCGCACCTGGTGCTCTCTGCCGCAAGCTTTGCGGAAAGCGACGGGACTGTGGTGAACAACGAAGGCCGCGCCCAGCGTTTCTTCCAGGTTTACGATCCGGCTTACTACGATGCGAAAACCGTGATGCTGGAGAGCTGGCGCTGGCTGCATTCGCTGCACAGCACCGTCAACAACCGTCAGGTTGACTGGACGCAGCTGGACCACGTCATCGATGCGGCGATTGCCGCGCTGCCGCAGCTGGCGGGCATTAAAGATGCCGCGCCGGATGCGACCTTCCGCATCCGCGGTCAGAAGCTGGCGCGTGAACCACACCGCTACAGCGGCCGCACGGCGATGCGCGCCAACATCAGCGTGCACGAGCCGCGTCAGCCGCAGGATAAAGACACGATGTTCGCCTTCTCCATGGAAGGGAACAACCAGCCGTCCGCCCCGCGTTCGCAGATCCCGTTCGCCTGGGCGCCGGGCTGGAACTCCCCGCAGGCATGGAACAAGTTCCAGGATGAAGTGGGCGGGAAACTGCGCCACGGCGATCCGGGTGTTCGACTGTTTGAAGCGTCCGCCAACGGGCTGGAGTATTTCACCGCGGTGCCGGCCAGCTTCCAGGCGGAAGAGGGCAAATGGCGTATCGCGCCGTATTACCACCTGTTTGGTAGCGATGAGCTGTCACAGCGCGCGCCGGTGTTCGAGAGCCGGATGCCTGAGCCGTACATCAAGCTGAATCCGGCGGATGCCGCGAAGCTGGGCGTTAACGCGGGGGCAATGCTCTCCTTTAGCGTGGAAGGCCAGACCCTGCGTCTGCCGCTGGTTATCTCTGAAGGCCTGACCGCAGGACAGGTTGGCTTACCGATGGGCATGCCGGGCATTGCGCCGGTGCTGACCGGATCGCGTATTGATTCACTGCAGGAGGCGAAAGCATGA
- the nuoH gene encoding NADH-quinone oxidoreductase subunit NuoH: MSWLTPDLIDILLSILKAVVILLVVVTCGAFMSFGERRLLGLFQNRYGPNRVGWGGSLQLVADMIKMFFKEDWIPRFSDRVIFTLAPVIAFTSLLLAFAIVPVSPTWVVADLNIGILFFLMMAGLAVYAVLFAGWSSNNKYSLLGAMRASAQTLSYEVFLGLSLMGVVAQAGSFNMTDIVNNQAHLWNVIPQFFGFVTFAIAGVAVCHRHPFDQPEAEQELADGYHIEYSGMKFGLFFVGEYIGIVTVSALIVTLFFGGWNGPWLPPFIWFALKTAFFMMMFILIRASLPRPRYDQVMSFGWKVCLPLTLVNLLVTAAVILWQAQ; the protein is encoded by the coding sequence ATGAGCTGGTTAACGCCGGATCTTATCGACATTCTGTTAAGCATCCTGAAGGCCGTGGTCATTCTGCTGGTGGTCGTCACCTGCGGCGCGTTCATGAGCTTCGGCGAGCGTCGTCTGCTCGGCTTGTTCCAGAACCGCTACGGACCTAACCGCGTCGGCTGGGGCGGTTCGCTGCAGCTGGTCGCCGACATGATCAAGATGTTCTTCAAAGAGGACTGGATCCCGCGCTTCTCCGATCGCGTGATCTTTACTCTGGCGCCGGTTATCGCCTTTACCTCGCTGCTGCTGGCCTTTGCTATCGTGCCGGTCAGCCCGACGTGGGTGGTGGCTGACCTGAACATCGGCATCCTGTTCTTCCTGATGATGGCAGGCCTGGCGGTCTATGCGGTGCTGTTCGCCGGCTGGTCGAGCAACAACAAATACTCGCTGCTGGGGGCGATGCGTGCTTCCGCGCAGACCCTGAGCTACGAAGTGTTTCTCGGTCTCTCCCTGATGGGCGTGGTGGCGCAGGCGGGGTCATTCAATATGACCGATATCGTCAACAACCAGGCGCATCTGTGGAACGTCATTCCGCAGTTCTTCGGCTTCGTCACTTTCGCCATCGCCGGCGTGGCGGTGTGTCACCGTCACCCGTTCGACCAGCCGGAAGCGGAGCAGGAACTGGCCGATGGTTACCACATTGAATATTCCGGCATGAAATTCGGTCTGTTCTTCGTCGGTGAATACATCGGTATCGTCACCGTTTCAGCGCTGATCGTCACTCTGTTCTTCGGCGGCTGGAATGGCCCGTGGTTACCACCTTTCATCTGGTTCGCGCTGAAAACCGCGTTCTTCATGATGATGTTCATTTTGATCCGCGCATCATTACCGCGTCCGCGCTATGACCAGGTAATGTCCTTTGGCTGGAAGGTATGCCTGCCGTTAACGCTGGTCAACTTGTTGGTAACGGCGGCTGTCATTCTCTGGCAGGCGCAATAA